The genome window GCGGCAAGCCGCCCGTGCCGTGGACGGGGAGGAGCCGGGATGGGAGCTGGCCTCCCGCGCCGCCGCCCTCGCGGTGCAGGAGGAGGCCGCGGAGGTCACCTGCGACGGCATCCAGCTCCTGGGAGGCAACGGCTACATGCAGGACTACGGGCAGGAGAAGCGCTTCCGCGATGCCAAGCACTTGCAGGCCCTGCTGGGAATGGTGCCGCTGCGCCGCCTGCGCTACATACGCCGCATCGTGGAAGGGGAATCTCCCTGGGATTAAAGGAGGTGCAGGCGATGTTGAGGAGAAACGGTTCCGCGCGGCTCCTGGAGGAGCAGCCCCGCTTCATAGACGTCATGAACGGCCTGGTGGCCATGGAAAAGCTTCCCAGAGGAGTGGTCAGGGAATGCCGCGAGGCCATGGCCCTGGCACGGCGCTTCAACCGAGAGGTGGCGCGACACTATACCCTGGAACTGGACCGCAAGATGCAGGAGGACCCCGCCTACCTCCCCTGGGAGTTCGTGGAGGAGGCCAACCGCTGGGGCTTTTTCACCATGTGGATCCCCAAGCTCTTCGGCGGCAAGGGGTGGAGCCTCACCAGCATATCCCCCTTCGTGGAGGAGCTGGCCTCGGAATGCCTGGCCATCACCAACCTCATCGGGGTACATTACTTCGGCTTCTCCATCCTCGCCGCCACCTGGAACATCCGGCTCATCGACAAGATCAGCCGCGAGGTGGCGGAAGGGGAGAGGACCGGGAAGCCGTGCCTGGTTTCCGGGGCGGTGACGGAGCCGGAGGCGGGCACGGACGCCGAGGAGGTCGAGCTGCTGGCGCGGGCCAGGGTGCGCTGTCATGCCCGCAAGGTGGAGGGAGGCTACGTGGTCAACGGGCGCAAGATATTCATCTCCAACGGGCACCTCTCCACCTGGCACATGCTCCTTGCCTACGAGGACCTGGAGAGGCCGGACGAGACCATGATCGCCTTCGCCGTAAAGAACGGCACGCCGGGATTCTCCTTCGGGCGCATGGAGAAGAAGATGGGGCAGAAGGCATGCCCGGCCAGCGAGCTGGTCTTCGAGGACTGCTTCATACCGGACGAGAACCTCCTCGTCTCGGCTTCCGACGCCAGGGGGAGGAAGCGGACCCCCAGGGAGCTGGGCATGCAGCTCATCGACTTCGTGGTCTCCGCCACACGCCCCGGCGTGGGCGCCATGGGGGCCGGGGTGGCGCGGGGGGCCTACGAGCTGGCCCTGCAGTTCGCGCGGGAGACGGAAGTGGGAGGAAAGCCGCTCATCAACCACGAGTGGGTGCAGTGCCTGCTTGCGGAGATGTACAAGAACGCCTCCCTGGCCCGACTCTCCTACATGGAGGCCAATCTCTCCAACAGCATGTACGGCATGGCAAGGTTGCTCAGCTTCAAGCCCCTCTATTACTACCATCACGCCATGCCCGCCGCCGTGTTCGACCGCGTCATGCCAGCGGCCAACGAGCGGGACGTGACCACCAGGGTGTACCGCAAGCTGATCGTGGACGGCCAGAGCGAAGAGGAAGCCCAGCGCGCCTCGGGCTGGGCGTCCCTGGCCAAGGTAGCCGGCACGGACCTGGGCATCAGGAACTGCCAGCTGGCCCTGGAACTCATGGGGCAGGCGGGCCTGCGGCAGGACCGCCGGGCGGAGAAATGCCTGCGGGATTCCAAGCTGCTGCAGATCTATGAGGGCACCAACCAGCTCAACCGCCTGAACGTCTTCAAGTGCCTGGTCGCCCCGGCGGCTCCCGAGGCCAGGGCGTTCGAGGACTGAGTGAGGGCGGGTTCCCGTTCCCGGCGCGGAAAGTGGGACGGGGGGGCGGCGCGGCGAAGTCAGTGCCCACGAAAGCGGCCGCCCGGCCGGCGCCGGGCTTGGGGGGCGCACGGGAAGGGTATGATCTAACGTATCGTTCGGAGTAAGAGTCCCGCCGCGGCGGGCCCGGCGGGCGCGGGGTCGCGCCTCGCGGCGGGTGGAAGGCGGCAAAGGGGGAAAGGAGGTAAGATGGCGGAACCGGCTACCAAGGAAGAGGAGAAGAGGGAGAAGGCTCCATACGGCGAGATGTACACCTGGCGCGAGGGGATGCCGTGGAACCCCGTGGAGAAGGTGATCCTGGAGCGCCGCAGCGTGCGCAGGTACAAGGACCAGCAGGTGCCGGAAAAACTGGTGCGCCGCGTCCTGGAGGCGGGCAGGTTCGCCCCCTCGGCGGGCAACTCGCAGCCCTGGAGGTTCATCGTCGTCCGCGACAAGAAGATGCTGGAGGACATGGAAAAATATGTTAGGAGACGCTGCCGCTTCTTCAGCTTCCTCCTCAACTGGCAGAACAGCCCGCTGGGCAAGCTGGCCTGGATGAATTCCCAGGTATACATCCGGCTCATGCCCAACGAGCTGCACCCCATCCCCTTCGGGGCCATGCAGCTCATCGCGGATGGGAAGCTCCGGCTCTTCCACGGGGCCCCCACGGTCATCCTCATCCTCATGGATAAGCGCGGGGTCTCCAAGCCCCAGGTGGACATCGGCATCTGCGGCCAGAACATGGTCCTGGCCGCGCATTCGCTCGGCCTGGGTACCTGCTGGGTGGGGTTCGTGGAGATGTTCA of Actinomycetota bacterium contains these proteins:
- a CDS encoding acyl-CoA/acyl-ACP dehydrogenase, with amino-acid sequence MLRRNGSARLLEEQPRFIDVMNGLVAMEKLPRGVVRECREAMALARRFNREVARHYTLELDRKMQEDPAYLPWEFVEEANRWGFFTMWIPKLFGGKGWSLTSISPFVEELASECLAITNLIGVHYFGFSILAATWNIRLIDKISREVAEGERTGKPCLVSGAVTEPEAGTDAEEVELLARARVRCHARKVEGGYVVNGRKIFISNGHLSTWHMLLAYEDLERPDETMIAFAVKNGTPGFSFGRMEKKMGQKACPASELVFEDCFIPDENLLVSASDARGRKRTPRELGMQLIDFVVSATRPGVGAMGAGVARGAYELALQFARETEVGGKPLINHEWVQCLLAEMYKNASLARLSYMEANLSNSMYGMARLLSFKPLYYYHHAMPAAVFDRVMPAANERDVTTRVYRKLIVDGQSEEEAQRASGWASLAKVAGTDLGIRNCQLALELMGQAGLRQDRRAEKCLRDSKLLQIYEGTNQLNRLNVFKCLVAPAAPEARAFED
- a CDS encoding nitroreductase, with product MAEPATKEEEKREKAPYGEMYTWREGMPWNPVEKVILERRSVRRYKDQQVPEKLVRRVLEAGRFAPSAGNSQPWRFIVVRDKKMLEDMEKYVRRRCRFFSFLLNWQNSPLGKLAWMNSQVYIRLMPNELHPIPFGAMQLIADGKLRLFHGAPTVILILMDKRGVSKPQVDIGICGQNMVLAAHSLGLGTCWVGFVEMFKFGFKWKRKLGIRWPYRLIEAITLGYPVGEPDGMVERELHEIDWWENGAKRTVF